A single region of the Polymorphum gilvum SL003B-26A1 genome encodes:
- a CDS encoding response regulator transcription factor yields the protein MPETAYRFIIADDHPLFRGALRQTLELQYPGSVIEEAGTLEDVTARLESDGEVDLVLLDLTMPGMRGFSGLMYLRAQFPAVPVVIVSANEEPQAIRRCVEFGASGFIPKSHGIEVIREAIAAVMNGGVWTPPEVNLAADDGSAELVQRLATLTPQQVRVLMMLSEGLLNKQIAYELSVSEATVKAHVSAILQKLGVESRTQAVIAASRIEAGQWQVSVDVE from the coding sequence GTGCCGGAAACCGCATACCGTTTCATTATTGCTGACGATCATCCCTTGTTCCGCGGCGCCTTGCGCCAGACCCTGGAGCTCCAATACCCCGGTTCGGTCATCGAGGAGGCCGGGACGCTGGAGGATGTCACCGCGCGGCTCGAGTCGGACGGCGAGGTCGATCTGGTTCTGCTGGACCTGACCATGCCCGGCATGCGCGGATTTTCCGGCCTGATGTACCTGCGCGCGCAGTTCCCCGCCGTGCCGGTGGTCATTGTGTCCGCCAACGAGGAGCCGCAGGCGATCCGGCGCTGTGTCGAATTCGGCGCCTCCGGTTTCATTCCCAAGTCCCACGGCATCGAGGTGATCCGCGAGGCGATCGCCGCAGTGATGAACGGCGGCGTCTGGACACCCCCGGAAGTCAACCTGGCCGCAGACGACGGCAGCGCCGAACTGGTGCAGCGGCTTGCGACGCTGACGCCGCAGCAGGTCCGCGTTCTGATGATGCTGTCCGAGGGCCTGCTGAACAAGCAGATCGCCTACGAGCTGTCGGTGTCCGAGGCGACTGTGAAGGCGCATGTCTCGGCGATCCTGCAGAAGCTCGGCGTCGAGAGCCGGACCCAGGCAGTGATCGCCGCCTCCCGCATCGAGGCCGGCCAGTGGCAGGTCTCGGTCGACGTCGAGTAG
- a CDS encoding secondary thiamine-phosphate synthase enzyme YjbQ: MNGRAAEVWTLDAEARSLRQALGRLVVATRPRRFHDITAPVNAWLAEIAAADGLLTLFLRHTSASLAVQENADPDVQADLVDALGRLAPETAPYRHASEGADDMPAHVKAVLTGVSLPIPVVAGRMDLGTWQAVYVVEHRAQAHQRSLTLHYLGA; this comes from the coding sequence ATGAACGGTCGTGCCGCGGAAGTCTGGACCCTTGATGCGGAGGCGCGCAGCCTGCGTCAGGCGCTCGGACGGCTGGTGGTCGCGACGCGACCGCGCCGGTTTCACGACATCACCGCGCCGGTGAACGCCTGGCTGGCCGAGATCGCCGCCGCCGACGGGCTGCTGACCCTGTTCCTGCGTCATACCTCGGCGTCGCTGGCGGTGCAGGAGAACGCCGATCCGGACGTGCAGGCAGACCTCGTCGATGCCCTCGGCCGTCTGGCGCCGGAAACTGCGCCCTATCGCCATGCGAGCGAGGGCGCGGATGACATGCCGGCCCACGTCAAGGCGGTCCTCACCGGCGTCAGCCTGCCGATACCTGTCGTCGCAGGACGCATGGACCTCGGCACCTGGCAGGCGGTCTATGTGGTCGAGCACCGCGCGCAGGCGCACCAGCGGTCCCTGACCCTGCACTACCTTGGCGCCTGA
- a CDS encoding alpha/beta hydrolase: protein MTLINPALFRDEAASDETLAFNRDLSARLNALPDQWIFPPQVVRERREQGLGPFPAPVRSPRAETRVIEGPHGPVPLRLFRPQGKSATGAFLHIHGGGWTLGSADAQDPRLVEMADRTGLLVVSVDYRLAPEHPYPQGPDDCEAAALWLVRAGAIEFSVSQFALGGDSAGANLAVATMLRLRDRHGLTPFCAAVLIAGCYDLRLTPSARSWGMDKLVLNTRDMDMFVRHYLAHGQDPWTPDISPLAADLRGLPAAHFVVGTRDPLVDDTLFMAMRWLAAGNAAELKLFPGGCHVFQNFPLRIAAESNNLIDKFLIESTQ from the coding sequence ATGACCTTGATCAATCCCGCGCTGTTTCGCGACGAGGCCGCCAGCGACGAGACATTGGCATTCAACCGCGACCTATCCGCGCGCCTGAACGCGCTTCCCGACCAGTGGATCTTCCCGCCGCAGGTGGTGCGCGAGCGCCGAGAACAGGGCCTCGGCCCGTTCCCCGCGCCGGTGCGCAGCCCGCGCGCCGAGACGCGGGTGATCGAGGGGCCGCACGGACCGGTGCCGCTTCGCCTGTTCCGGCCCCAGGGCAAGTCGGCAACCGGTGCCTTCCTGCATATCCATGGCGGCGGCTGGACGCTCGGCTCGGCCGACGCGCAGGATCCGCGACTGGTGGAAATGGCCGACCGGACCGGCCTGCTGGTCGTCTCGGTCGACTATCGGCTCGCCCCCGAGCACCCCTATCCACAAGGTCCCGACGATTGCGAGGCCGCGGCGCTGTGGCTGGTGCGGGCCGGCGCGATCGAGTTCTCCGTGTCGCAGTTCGCGCTCGGCGGCGACAGCGCCGGCGCCAACCTGGCCGTGGCGACGATGCTTCGCCTGCGCGACCGGCACGGGCTGACCCCGTTCTGCGCCGCCGTACTGATCGCCGGCTGCTACGACCTGCGGCTGACGCCGAGCGCGCGCTCCTGGGGCATGGACAAGCTGGTACTCAACACACGCGACATGGATATGTTCGTGCGTCACTATCTCGCCCATGGTCAGGATCCATGGACGCCGGACATCTCGCCGCTCGCCGCCGACCTGCGCGGCCTGCCGGCAGCGCATTTCGTCGTCGGTACCCGCGATCCGCTGGTCGACGACACGCTGTTCATGGCGATGCGCTGGCTGGCGGCAGGCAACGCCGCCGAGTTGAAGCTGTTCCCCGGCGGGTGTCACGTTTTCCAGAATTTTCCGCTACGGATTGCGGCAGAAAGCAACAATCTGATTGATAAATTCCTGATCGAAAGTACCCAGTAG
- a CDS encoding acyl-CoA thioesterase — translation MTGFSDSLVGPRRVRHVRYHRELTLGTLVTVRSSIAFDGPHVITVVHEMHDASRGVLAATAIDGYTPGADSAKALRSRFKDVQQPMSDEATPRGLSASPATGRATLDGVLAAGAGIVYRATVLPRHLGPDGRADDAFALSCFTDSAPHLWERTPMTHAWLSQHGCGRVAVEMKLTWLSPVKVGEPVVVATGLTGCQNRTFSFRHHMYESRTARPVAVCDVVGLVMDLSARKAVDLPAGAREAISRIKMD, via the coding sequence ATGACCGGTTTCAGCGATTCTCTCGTCGGCCCACGGCGGGTGCGTCACGTACGCTACCACCGGGAGCTGACCCTCGGCACCCTGGTCACGGTGCGCTCGTCGATCGCGTTCGACGGGCCGCATGTCATCACCGTCGTGCACGAGATGCACGACGCCAGCCGCGGCGTCCTGGCCGCGACCGCGATCGACGGCTACACGCCCGGCGCGGACTCGGCCAAGGCGTTGCGCAGCCGCTTCAAGGACGTGCAGCAGCCGATGAGCGACGAGGCGACACCCAGGGGCCTGTCCGCTTCGCCGGCAACCGGGAGGGCGACCCTAGACGGCGTGCTCGCCGCCGGCGCCGGTATCGTCTATCGCGCCACCGTTCTGCCGCGCCACCTCGGACCCGACGGGCGCGCCGACGACGCCTTCGCCCTGTCGTGCTTCACCGACAGCGCACCGCACCTGTGGGAACGCACGCCGATGACCCACGCCTGGCTGAGCCAGCACGGCTGCGGTCGCGTCGCTGTGGAAATGAAGCTGACCTGGCTCAGCCCGGTGAAGGTCGGCGAGCCGGTGGTCGTCGCAACCGGCCTTACCGGCTGCCAGAACCGCACCTTCTCGTTCCGCCACCACATGTACGAGAGCCGCACCGCGCGTCCGGTCGCAGTCTGCGACGTGGTCGGGCTGGTGATGGACCTGAGCGCGCGCAAGGCGGTCGACCTGCCGGCCGGCGCCCGCGAGGCGATCAGCCGGATCAAGATGGACTGA
- a CDS encoding 2-hydroxychromene-2-carboxylate isomerase, producing the protein MSVTIDYFYTHVSPWAYLGHRAFLDLAARHGARVIPRPVNLAGVFDASGGLPLARRHPVRQAYRVIELQRWRDKRGQPLTLKPKFFPVDPTLCDGCAIALAEAGGPTSDFSIRAFRAIWVEDRDISDAATLDALLGEVGADARAILAEASGPAVQARYAQNQKLAVDIGVIGSPCYVLNGEPFWGQDRLDLLEDALISARPPYVPV; encoded by the coding sequence GTGTCCGTCACCATCGACTATTTCTATACCCATGTCTCGCCCTGGGCCTATCTGGGCCACAGGGCCTTTCTCGACCTTGCGGCGCGGCACGGCGCGCGGGTCATCCCGCGGCCGGTCAATCTGGCCGGCGTGTTCGATGCCTCGGGCGGTCTGCCGCTGGCCAGGCGTCATCCGGTGCGCCAGGCCTACCGCGTCATCGAGCTGCAGCGCTGGCGCGACAAGCGCGGCCAGCCGCTGACGCTGAAGCCGAAGTTCTTTCCCGTCGATCCGACCCTGTGCGACGGCTGTGCCATCGCGCTGGCGGAAGCCGGCGGACCGACGAGCGATTTCAGCATTCGGGCCTTCCGGGCGATCTGGGTCGAGGACCGGGACATTTCCGACGCGGCCACCCTGGACGCCCTGCTCGGCGAGGTCGGAGCCGACGCGCGGGCGATCCTGGCCGAGGCGTCGGGGCCGGCGGTGCAGGCCCGCTATGCCCAGAACCAGAAGCTGGCGGTCGATATCGGCGTCATCGGCTCGCCCTGCTACGTGCTCAACGGCGAGCCGTTCTGGGGCCAGGACCGGCTCGACCTCCTCGAGGATGCGCTGATCAGCGCCCGTCCGCCCTATGTGCCGGTCTGA
- a CDS encoding cisplatin damage response ATP-dependent DNA ligase, whose amino-acid sequence MHAFARLLDRLSFEPRRTAKEALLVDYFRTTPDPDRGYALAALAGSLDFPHAKPALLKGLVTERVDPVLFGLSYDFVGDLSETIALMWTAPAGRPDDGAEPLALRDVVSGLRGAGRTQAPALLSTWLDRLDEIGRWALLKLITGGLRVGVSARLAKTAVARLGRLEPDDIEEIWNGLATPYAELFAWAEGRADRPRNVDPAPFRPPMLAHPVNEEKDFAALDAADFAAEWKWDGIRVQAAAGREPGGMHGRRLYSRSGEDISAAFPDLLDHLGFDAAIDGELLVVRDGAVQPFSDLQKRLNRKSAGARIIADYPVAIRAYDLLAVDGEDLRSLPFHARRTRLERFVAELASPRIDLSPLVPFDGWAELATARHEPGRLLGEADAAAVEGVMLKRRAAPYLPGRPKGEWFKWKRDPFLIDAVLMYAQRGHGKRSSFYSDYTFGVWRGAPDARELVPVGKAYFGFTDEELREIDRFVRANTQNRFGPVREVVHTPERGLVVEVAFEGLNRSGRHKSGLAMRFPRISRLRWDKIPAEADRIDTLEALLSATRA is encoded by the coding sequence ATGCACGCCTTTGCCAGATTGCTGGATCGCCTGTCCTTCGAGCCGCGCCGCACGGCGAAGGAAGCGCTGCTCGTCGACTATTTCCGCACGACTCCCGATCCCGACCGCGGCTATGCCCTGGCCGCGCTGGCCGGCAGTCTCGATTTCCCCCATGCCAAGCCGGCGCTGCTCAAGGGGCTGGTGACCGAACGGGTCGATCCGGTGCTGTTCGGCCTGTCCTACGATTTCGTCGGCGACCTGTCGGAGACCATCGCCCTCATGTGGACTGCCCCGGCGGGGCGCCCGGATGACGGGGCCGAGCCACTGGCGCTGCGCGATGTCGTTTCCGGCCTGCGGGGAGCCGGCAGGACGCAGGCGCCGGCGCTTTTGTCGACCTGGCTCGACCGGCTCGACGAGATCGGGCGCTGGGCGCTGCTGAAACTGATCACCGGCGGCCTGCGCGTCGGCGTCTCGGCGCGCCTCGCCAAGACAGCGGTCGCCCGCCTCGGCCGGCTCGAGCCCGACGACATCGAGGAGATCTGGAACGGGCTTGCGACGCCCTATGCGGAACTGTTCGCCTGGGCCGAAGGGCGCGCGGACCGGCCGCGAAATGTCGATCCGGCTCCGTTCCGACCGCCCATGCTGGCCCATCCCGTGAACGAGGAGAAGGATTTTGCCGCGCTCGATGCCGCCGATTTTGCCGCTGAATGGAAATGGGACGGCATCCGCGTCCAGGCGGCGGCGGGCCGGGAGCCTGGAGGCATGCACGGCCGGCGCCTTTATTCGCGCAGCGGCGAGGACATTTCGGCCGCCTTCCCGGACCTGCTCGACCATCTCGGCTTCGATGCGGCGATCGACGGCGAACTGCTCGTCGTGCGCGACGGCGCGGTGCAGCCTTTCTCCGACCTGCAGAAGCGGTTGAACCGCAAGAGCGCGGGAGCACGCATCATCGCCGATTATCCGGTCGCCATCCGCGCCTACGATCTGTTGGCGGTTGACGGCGAGGACCTGCGCTCCCTGCCGTTCCATGCGCGGCGGACGCGGCTCGAACGCTTCGTCGCCGAGCTTGCCTCGCCGCGCATCGACCTGTCGCCGCTGGTGCCGTTCGACGGCTGGGCGGAGCTTGCAACCGCCCGCCACGAACCCGGCCGCCTGCTTGGCGAGGCCGATGCCGCCGCCGTCGAGGGGGTCATGCTGAAGCGGCGCGCAGCGCCCTACCTTCCCGGCCGGCCGAAGGGCGAATGGTTCAAATGGAAGCGCGACCCGTTCCTGATCGACGCGGTGCTGATGTATGCGCAGCGCGGCCACGGCAAACGCTCGTCATTCTACTCCGACTATACCTTCGGGGTCTGGCGCGGCGCGCCTGACGCGCGCGAACTCGTGCCGGTCGGCAAGGCCTATTTCGGCTTCACCGACGAGGAACTGCGCGAGATCGACCGCTTCGTGCGCGCCAACACGCAAAACCGCTTCGGCCCGGTCCGGGAGGTTGTCCACACGCCAGAACGCGGGCTTGTCGTCGAAGTCGCCTTCGAGGGGCTGAACCGGTCCGGGCGGCATAAGTCGGGTCTCGCCATGCGCTTTCCGCGCATTTCGCGCCTGCGCTGGGACAAGATCCCGGCCGAGGCGGACCGTATCGACACGCTGGAGGCCCTGCTGTCGGCGACGCGCGCCTGA
- a CDS encoding DEAD/DEAH box helicase, translating into MIEQHAVAPALAAALAKRGYTSLTPVQETILAQAPAEADLLVSAQTGSGKTVAFGLALAPTLLGDADRLGAAGAPLALAIAPTRELALQVKAELTWLYEEAGAQTASCVGGMDPRSERRALERGTHIVVGTPGRLRDHIERGALDLSQLRAVVLDEADEMLDLGFREDLEFILDAAPEDRRTLMFSATVPKPIADLARRFQKDAVRLSTISAREQHGDIDYFAHPVAPNERENAIINVLRFYEADKAIVFCSTREAVRRLTSRLANRGFSVAALSGELSQNERTHALQAMRDGRARVCVATDVAARGIDLPNLDLVIHADLPTGKAGLLHRSGRTGRAGRKGSSVLIVPFPRRRAAERLLLSADVKAAWSDAPAAAAIRDKDKARLLADPVLTEPAEEEDLALARELLSEHGPERIAAAFVRLHQSGLPAPEDLTEGGADDIRGRSRGERAPFESGPSRAFEVRNKFEDGIWFRLSLGHKHKADPRWLLPMICRAGHVTKREVGAIKIGGTETLFEIAGSHAHKYADIIRREGSGERGVVIEPVDVRGGRAPALRTEHDDEDRPSRYERARARAPERGFEAPRKPARRRRFDDEPAPTHPAFAPLSEAPLDTGERRARPSKAERQPQPGDGDGGASPERKKPAAKAAKGAAGKKAARKKGPSRAERKATKAKS; encoded by the coding sequence ATGATCGAACAGCACGCCGTCGCCCCGGCGCTCGCCGCCGCATTGGCGAAACGCGGCTACACCAGCCTGACCCCGGTCCAGGAGACCATCCTGGCGCAGGCCCCTGCGGAGGCCGACCTGCTCGTTTCGGCGCAGACGGGATCCGGCAAGACCGTCGCCTTCGGCCTCGCCTTGGCGCCCACGCTGCTCGGCGACGCGGACCGGCTCGGCGCGGCCGGCGCGCCGCTGGCGCTCGCCATCGCCCCGACGCGCGAGCTCGCGCTGCAGGTCAAGGCCGAACTGACCTGGCTCTACGAGGAAGCCGGCGCGCAGACCGCGTCCTGCGTCGGCGGCATGGATCCGCGCTCGGAGCGACGCGCGCTCGAACGCGGCACCCATATCGTCGTCGGCACGCCTGGCCGGTTGCGCGACCACATCGAGCGCGGCGCCCTGGACCTGTCGCAGCTCCGCGCCGTCGTCCTGGACGAAGCCGACGAGATGCTCGATCTCGGCTTCCGCGAGGACCTGGAGTTCATCCTCGACGCGGCGCCCGAGGACCGGCGCACGCTGATGTTCTCCGCCACCGTGCCCAAGCCGATCGCCGATCTCGCCCGCCGGTTCCAGAAGGACGCCGTGCGCCTGTCGACGATCAGCGCGCGCGAGCAGCATGGCGACATCGACTATTTCGCCCATCCGGTCGCACCGAACGAACGCGAAAACGCGATCATCAACGTGCTGCGGTTCTACGAGGCTGACAAGGCCATCGTGTTCTGCTCGACACGCGAGGCAGTGCGCCGGCTGACCAGCAGGCTGGCCAACCGCGGCTTCTCCGTCGCGGCGCTGTCCGGCGAACTCAGCCAGAACGAGCGCACCCATGCGCTGCAGGCGATGCGCGACGGCCGGGCCCGCGTCTGTGTGGCAACCGACGTCGCCGCGCGCGGCATCGATCTGCCAAACCTGGACCTTGTCATCCACGCCGACCTGCCGACCGGCAAGGCCGGGCTGCTGCACCGCTCGGGGCGCACCGGCCGCGCCGGCCGCAAGGGCTCCAGCGTGCTGATCGTGCCCTTCCCGCGCCGGCGGGCGGCCGAACGGCTGCTGCTGAGCGCCGACGTCAAGGCGGCCTGGAGCGACGCGCCGGCGGCGGCGGCGATCCGGGACAAGGACAAGGCCCGCCTGCTCGCCGACCCCGTGCTGACGGAGCCGGCCGAGGAGGAGGACCTGGCGCTCGCCCGCGAGCTTCTGTCCGAACACGGCCCCGAGCGCATCGCGGCTGCCTTCGTGCGCCTGCACCAGTCCGGCCTGCCGGCTCCCGAGGACCTGACCGAGGGCGGCGCGGACGACATTCGCGGCCGCAGCCGGGGCGAGCGCGCGCCTTTCGAGAGCGGTCCGTCCAGGGCCTTCGAGGTCCGCAACAAGTTCGAGGACGGCATCTGGTTCCGCCTGTCGCTCGGCCACAAGCACAAGGCCGACCCGCGCTGGCTGCTGCCGATGATCTGCCGCGCCGGCCACGTCACCAAGCGCGAGGTCGGCGCGATCAAGATCGGCGGCACCGAAACGCTGTTCGAGATCGCCGGATCGCATGCGCACAAATATGCCGACATCATCCGCCGCGAGGGCTCCGGCGAGCGCGGCGTCGTGATCGAGCCGGTGGACGTACGCGGCGGACGCGCGCCGGCCTTGCGCACGGAGCATGACGACGAGGACCGGCCGAGCCGCTACGAGCGCGCCCGCGCCCGGGCGCCCGAACGCGGCTTCGAAGCGCCGCGCAAGCCGGCCCGCCGGCGCCGCTTCGACGACGAACCGGCACCGACCCATCCCGCCTTCGCGCCGCTGTCGGAAGCCCCGCTCGACACCGGCGAGCGCCGCGCCAGGCCAAGCAAGGCCGAGCGACAGCCGCAGCCCGGCGACGGTGACGGCGGTGCGTCACCGGAGCGCAAGAAGCCGGCGGCCAAGGCCGCCAAGGGTGCTGCCGGCAAGAAGGCCGCCCGGAAGAAGGGGCCATCCCGCGCCGAGCGCAAGGCGACCAAGGCGAAGTCCTGA
- a CDS encoding DUF4440 domain-containing protein — translation MADDRTPDGSGNGVNGAGAEAGEEAIAALFEEYLAGFNDADSDAIVDCFALPATIWQMDKGYVFDDEEDLLENIDALLEALEKEDISFSEFEVVSSHISGTTALVTLDWRQESADGESVFEFTCHYHLIFDGEDWRIAMIVNEQ, via the coding sequence ATGGCTGACGACAGGACGCCCGACGGGTCGGGCAATGGCGTGAACGGGGCTGGCGCCGAAGCGGGCGAGGAGGCGATCGCCGCCCTGTTCGAGGAGTATCTGGCCGGCTTCAACGATGCCGATTCCGATGCCATTGTCGATTGCTTCGCCCTGCCGGCGACCATCTGGCAGATGGACAAGGGCTACGTCTTCGACGACGAGGAAGACCTGCTGGAGAACATCGACGCCCTGCTCGAGGCCCTCGAGAAGGAGGATATCTCCTTCTCCGAATTCGAGGTCGTGTCCAGCCACATCTCCGGTACCACCGCTCTTGTCACCCTCGACTGGCGCCAGGAGAGCGCCGACGGCGAGAGCGTGTTCGAGTTCACCTGCCACTATCATCTGATCTTCGACGGCGAGGACTGGCGCATCGCCATGATCGTCAACGAGCAGTAG
- a CDS encoding ligase-associated DNA damage response exonuclease has product MSAHLTLTAAGLYCPQAGIHIDPVRPVARAVITHGHADHARAGHGAVLATAETLAIMAARYGAGFCGTAQALGYGETLTLGVVRLSLHPAGHVLGSAQVLLESAGRRTVVSGDYKRQPDPTCAPFEPVACDTFVTEATFGLPVFRHPPASEEIARLLASQALFSDRTHLVGAYALGKAQRLLAELRAAGYDRTVYLHGALEALTALYEAHGIALGPVAPVGARGRELAGEIVLCPPGQLTDRWARRFADPVTAMASGWMRARARARQRGAELPLIVSDHADWDGLCRTVLETGAEEIWVTHGAEEALVHWCESVGRKARPLNMIAYGEEDDADSARIEAP; this is encoded by the coding sequence ATGAGCGCGCATCTGACCCTCACTGCCGCCGGTCTCTACTGCCCGCAGGCCGGGATCCACATCGATCCGGTCCGCCCGGTCGCCCGCGCGGTGATCACCCACGGCCATGCCGACCATGCCCGCGCCGGCCACGGCGCCGTGCTGGCGACTGCCGAGACGCTGGCGATCATGGCAGCGCGCTACGGCGCCGGCTTCTGCGGCACGGCCCAGGCGCTCGGCTACGGCGAGACGCTGACCCTCGGCGTCGTGCGCCTGTCGCTGCATCCGGCCGGTCACGTGCTCGGCTCCGCACAGGTGCTCTTGGAGTCCGCCGGCCGGCGCACGGTGGTCTCCGGCGACTACAAGCGCCAGCCGGATCCGACCTGCGCGCCCTTCGAGCCTGTCGCCTGCGACACCTTCGTCACGGAGGCGACCTTCGGCCTGCCCGTGTTCCGCCATCCGCCGGCCAGCGAGGAAATCGCCAGATTGCTCGCCTCGCAGGCGCTGTTTTCCGACCGCACCCACCTCGTTGGCGCCTATGCCCTCGGCAAGGCGCAACGGCTGCTCGCGGAGCTGCGCGCCGCCGGCTACGACCGGACGGTCTACCTGCACGGTGCGCTGGAGGCGCTGACCGCCCTCTACGAGGCGCACGGCATTGCGCTTGGTCCGGTTGCGCCCGTCGGCGCCCGCGGTCGGGAACTTGCCGGCGAAATCGTGCTGTGCCCGCCCGGCCAGCTGACCGACCGCTGGGCGCGTCGCTTCGCCGATCCGGTGACGGCGATGGCCTCGGGCTGGATGCGCGCGCGCGCGCGCGCGCGCCAGCGCGGCGCGGAACTGCCGCTGATCGTCTCCGACCATGCCGACTGGGACGGCCTGTGTCGCACCGTGCTGGAGACGGGCGCGGAGGAGATCTGGGTCACTCACGGCGCGGAGGAGGCCCTCGTGCACTGGTGCGAAAGCGTTGGACGAAAGGCCCGCCCCCTCAATATGATCGCCTACGGCGAGGAGGACGACGCCGATTCCGCGCGCATCGAGGCGCCGTGA